One Vitis vinifera cultivar Pinot Noir 40024 chromosome 8, ASM3070453v1 genomic window carries:
- the LOC100253345 gene encoding probable DNA helicase MCM8, producing MYGETMSAKCRFTDTDITKVLATYFPEIQLSANDPRLHVTSQLIHFFSSPSAQQFVSQVKNDDDIFSLSLDFKQFHKICDLEDFYAALDTKPKEALLCMSAAVHKQVLSTNWDDNRLEDGVKINIRLHNHPETMIALKNLKSAYIDKLVSVRGTVVKASTVKPLVVQMTFACVKCQTNILRIFHDGKFSPPSVCTLHGCKSRTFTPIRSTAQPIDFQKIRLQEILKSENHEEGRVPRTVECELTEDLVDACIPGDVVTVTGIIRQINNYMDIGGGKSKNKNQGLFYLYLEAVSIKNSKSQYISEDLQDSNADARATELLDLFSFSPRDLEFIVKFSEEHGSDRFRQILQSICPSIYGHELVKAGITLALFGGVQKYSTDKNKVPVRGDIHIIVVGDPGLGKSQLLQAAAAISPRGIYVCGNATTNAGLTVAVVKDPMTSDYAFEAGAMVLADRGLCCIDEFDKMSAEHQSLLEAMEQQCVSVAKAGLVASLSARTSVLAAANPVGGHYNRAKTVNENLKMSAALLSRFDLVFILLDKPDELLDKRVSEHIMSLHAGCGENSPAAKRPCRDIAAHTVGGIDMNAKSGSLVSRLRLDPKKDMDFVPLPAPLLRKYIAYARTFVFPRMSKPAAEILQKFYLRLRDHSTSADGTPITARQLESLVRLAEARARLDLREEITAQDALDVVEIMKESLYDKYVDEHGFVDFGRSGGMSQQKEAKRFLGALHKQTELQKKDCFSISEIYNLADRIGLRVPDIDTFVDNLNTVGYLLKKGPKTYQVISASHS from the exons ATGTACGGAGAGACCATGAGCGCCAAGTGCCGATTCACCGACACCGACATTACTAAGGTCTTGGCCACTTACTTCCCCGAAATCCAATTGTCGGCCAACGACCCTCGCCTCCACGTCACTTCTCAACTCATTCACTTCTTTTCTTCCCCATCCGCCCAACAATTCGTTTCGCAG GTCAAGAATGATGATGACATCTTCTCTTTGTCGCTTGACTTCAAACAATTTCATAAGATATGCGACCTTGAGGACTTTTATGCAGCTTTAGATACAAAACCTAAAGAAGCTTTATTATGTATGAGTGCTGCAGTTCACAAG CAGGTTTTATCGACCAACTGGGATGACAATAGGTTGGAGGATGGTGTGAAGATAAATATCCGTCTGCACAACCACCCTGAAACTATGATTGCTTTGAAGAACCTAAAATCAGCATATATTG ATAAACTTGTATCTGTACGTGGTACAGTAGTAAAAGCTAGCACGGTCAAGCCTCTAGTTGTACAGATGACTTTTGCCTGTGTTAAGTGTCAAACCAATATTTTACGTATTTTTCATGATGGAAAATTTTCACCACCATCCGTTTGCACCTTACATGGGTGCAAGAGCAGAACTTTTACTCCAATAAGATCCACTGCTCAACCCATAGATTTTCAGAAAATAAG ACTACAGGAGATACTAAAGTctgaaaatcatgaagaaggCCGGGTGCCTCGAACAGTAGAGTGTGAATTGACCGAAGATCTAGTTGATGCATGCATTCCTGGAGATGTGGTGACTGTTACTGGAATTATAAGGCAAATCAATAATTACATGGATATTGGTGGAG GAAAATCAAAAAACAAGAACCAAGGATTGTTCTATTTGTACCTAGAAGcagtttcaattaaaaattccAAGTCGCAGTATATATCTGAGGATTTGCAAGATTCTAATGCTGATGCTAGAGCTACAGAGCTGTTAgatttattctcattttctcCAAGAGATTTGGAATTCATTGTTAAGTTCTCAGAGGAACATGGTTCAGACAGATTTCGACAAATACTACAATCAATTTGCCCTTCCATTTATGGACATGAGCTTGTCAAAG CGGGAATAACATTAGCACTGTTTGGAGGTGTCCAAAAGTATTCAACGGATAAGAACAAGGTCCCTGTCAGAGGAGACATCCATATCATAGTTGTTG GTGATCCTGGACTCGGTAAAAGCCAACTATTGCAAGCAGCAGCTGCCATTTCTCCACGTGGCATTTATGTGTGTGGCAATGCTACAACCAATGCTGGGCTTACTGTAGCTGTTGTGAAGGATCCTATGACAAGTGACTATGCTTTTGAGGCTG GTGCCATGGTCCTTGCTGATCGTGGATTATGCTGTATTGATGAGTTTGACAAAATGTCAGCAGAACATCAG TCTCTTCTAGAAGCCATGGAGCAACAGTGTGTCTCTGTTGCAAAGGCTGGACTTGTGGCAAGTTTATCAGCACGAACTTCTGTCTTAGCAGCGGCAAATCCTGTTGGTGGtcattataa ccgtgcaaaaactgtgaatgaaaatttgaaaatgagtgCTGCTCTTCTTTCACGGTTTGATTTGGTTTTCATATTACTTGATAAACCTGATGAGCTACTGGATAAGCGAGTCTCCGAGCATATTATGTCA CTTCATGCTGGATGTGGAGAAAATTCACCAGCTGCAAAAAGGCCATGTAGAG ATATTGCTGCTCACACTGTTGGAGGCATAGATATGAATGCAAAAAGTGGTTCTTTAGTTTCAAGGTTGAGACTTGACCCAAAAAAGGACATGGATTTTGTTCCATTGCCTGCTCCACTTCTTCGCAAATATATTGCTTATGCACGAACTTTTGTCTTTCCGAG AATGTCAAAACCAGCAGCAGAAATACTACAGAAGTTTTACTTACGACTAAGAGACCATAGTACATCAGCAGATGGTACGCCAATAACTGCAAGGCAACTGGAAAGTTTAGTGAGGCTGGCTGAAGCTCGAGCCAGGCTGGACTTGAGAGAAGAAATAACAGCCCAGGATGCTTTG GATGTTGTTGAGATAATGAAGGAATCACTGTATGACAAGTACGTTGATGAGCATGGTTTTGTGGATTTTGGTCGGAGTGGGGGAATGAGTCAGCAGAAAGAAGCAAAACGATTTTTAGGTGCCCTGCATAAACAAACAGAGTTGCAGAAAAAAGATTGCTTTTCAATTTCC GAAATATACAATTTAGCAGATAGAATTGGATTAAGAGTTCCGGATATTGACACTTTTGTGGATAATTTAAACACTGTTGGTTATCTACTCAAGAAGGGCCCTAAGACGTATCAG